The genomic window ACCGGGCCCGCGCGGTCGGCCACCGGACGTACCGGCCCCTCTTCCCGCACGTCGGCCGGGCGAAGGTCAACCAGCTCGCCCTGGAGTTCGCCAGCCGGGAGATGGCCGAGGTCGACCTCCTGGCCGGGCTGCCCGAGGCGATGGACGTGGCGGTGGGGCTCGTGGACGTCAAGAACACCTGGATCGAGCCGGCCGAGCTCGTCGCGGACCGGCTCCGCGCCGTGCTCAGGTACGTCCCGGCGGAGCGGGTGTCCGTCACTCCCGACTGCGGCTTCTCGCAGACGGCGCGCCATATCGCGGCGGCCAAGGCGAGGTCGCTGGTCGAGGGGGCGCGGTTGGTCCGGAAAGAGCTGGGGCGATGATCGTAGGGGAGGCGCGATGATCGAGCCCGTCCAGAGCGGCCCGGACCTCGTCGCGGCGATCTTCGACGACGCGCCCGGCCCCGGCTCGCTGGCCGTCACCTGGCTCGGCCAGAGCGGCTTCGCGATCCGGTCCGCGGACGGCACGCTCGTCGTCGACCCGTACGTCTCCGAGCACCTCACGATCAAGTACGCCGGGACCGCCAGGCCCCACGTGCGGATGACCCGGGCGCCGCTGCGGGGCGCCGACCTCGCCCGCGCGGACCTCGTGCTCGCGTCCCACAAGCACTCGGACCACCTGGACCCGGGGACCCTCCCGGACCTGATGCGCGGGGGCATCGCCCGGCTGGTCCTGCCGGGGCCGCTCGTCGACCACGCCGCCGCGATGGGGCTCGACCGGGCCCGCCTGATCCCGACGGACGCCGGCCGCGTGGTCGAGCACGCCGGCTTCCGCGTCCGCGCGGTGCCCTCGGCGCACGAGGCGATCGACCGGGACGACGCGGGCCGCTGCCTCTATCTGGGGTACGTCATCGAGACTTCCGGTTTCCGCCTGTATCATAGCGGGGACAGCCTGGCCTACGAGGGCCTGGATCGCGAGCTGGGGGCCGAGCCGTTCGACGTGCTCTTCCTGCCGATCAACGGCCGCGACCCGTCGCGCGGCGTGCCGGGCAACATGACGGCGGCCGAGGCCGCGGACCTCGCCGCCCGGATCCGACCCCGGTTCGTCGTGCCGCATCATTACGATATGTTCACCTTCAATACCGTCCCGGTCGAGTCCTTCGAGGCCGAGGCCCGCCGGCTGCCGGCGGGGGTCCAGGCCCGGGTCCTCCGGTGCGGCGAGCGCTGGGAGATCAGGCCGTGAGCGTCACGATAGGCATCGACGTCGGCACCTCGGGGACGAAGACGATCGCGATCGACGAGACGGGGGCGATCCTGGCGTCGGCCTCGGCGGAGTACCCGTGCTCGTACCCGAAGCCGGGCTGGTCGGAGCAGGCCCCCTCGCTCTGGTGGGACGCGACGGTCGAGACGCTGAAGAAGGTCCTCGCCTCCGGCAAGTTCAAGACGGCCGACGTGGCGGGGGTCGGCCTCAGCGGGCAGATGCACGGCTCGGTCTTCCTGGACGACGCGGGCGAGGTCATCCGCCCGGCGCTCCTGTGGAACGACCAGCGGACGGCCGCGGAGTGCCGGGAGATCGAGGAGCGGGCCGGCGGCCGCGAGGCGCTCGTGAAGATGGTCGCGAACATCGCGCTGACCGGCTACACGGCGCCCAAGCTGCTCTGGGTCCGCCGCCACGAGCCGCAGAACTGGGACAAGGTCCGCCAGGTCCTCCTGCCGAAGGACTACATCCGCTACAAGCTCACGGGCACGTACGCGACCGAGGTGAGCGACGCCTCCGGGACGCTGATGCTGGACGTCGCCAACCGGCGGTGGAGCAAGGAGCTCCTGGGCAAGCTGGACCTGGACCCGGGCATCCTGCCCCCTTGCTACGAGAGCTACGAGGTCTCCGGCAAGGTGGCCGCCGCGGCCTCCGAGGCGACCGGCCTGCCGGTCGGGACCCCCGTGGTCGGCGGCGGCGGCGACCAGCCGGCGGGCGCGGTGGGCAACGGCATCGTCCGGCAGGGCGTCGTCTCGGCGACGATGGGGACCTCCGGCGTGATCTTCGCCCACGCCGATGAGGTCGGATTCGACCCGCAGGGCCGCCTCCAGCGCGGGTGCCACTCCGTCCCGGGCGCCTACTATACGATGGGAGTGGTCCTCTCCGCAGGCGGCAGCTTCCAGTGGTTCCGCAACGAGCTGGGCAAGGCCGAGGTCGCGGCGGCCAAGGAGCAGGGGGTCGATCCCTACTACCTCCTCACCGCCGAGGCGGCGATCGCCGGCCCGGGCGGAGAGGGCCTCTTCTTCCTGCCCTACCTCACGGGCGAGCGGGCCCCGCACTTCGACCCCGACGCCAAGGGGGGGTGGATCGGCCTGACCGTCCGCCACGGCCGGCCGCACATGATCCGCGCGGTGCTGGAGGGGGCCACGTACGCTATGCGCGACAGCCTGGAGCTGATCCGCGAGATGGGCGTCCACGTCACGCAGGTCCGGCTCTCCGGCGGCGGGGCCCGCAACCCGATCTGGCGGCAAATCCAGGCGGACATCTACGGGGCCGACGCCGTCACGCTGAACTCGACCGAGGGGCCCGCCTTCGGCGTCGCCCTGCTCGCCCAGGTGGGCACCGGCGGCTTCTCCTCGGTCCCCGAGGCCTGCGACGCGACGATCCGGACCGTGGAAACGACGCCCGTGGATCCGAAGGTCAAGGCGTTCTACGACCGCGGCTTCGCGATCTACCGGAAGCTCTACACCGACCTGAAGGATACGTTCAAGCAGATGACCGAGCTGGTGGAGAGCCACGGTTGAGCGCACCGAAGGCCGCCGATCCGCCCGAAGCCCCGCCGGCCCGCTCCCTCTTGCGGGGCCGGCTCGGCGAGGGCCTGGCCGTCGTTGCGCTCCTGGTCCTCCACGTCGCGCTCGCGGAGTCGAGCCTCGTCCGCGAGAACGCGACGGTGGACGAGGTCGTCCACCTGCCGGCCGGCATCACGTACTGGCAGCAGCACACGTTCCGGCTCTATCACCACAACCCGCCGCTCGTGCGGATGGTCGCGGCGCTCCCCGTGGTCCTGGCGAAGCCGGTCATGGAGCCGGTCTACCAGCAGCCGAGCTGGTCCAGCCCCGACCCGTCGCCGTCCACGTTCTCCCAGTCCTTCGCCCGGATGAACGCGGACCGCTACTTCGACCTGTTCACGCTGGCCAGGATGGTGATGCCGATCTTCGGCGTGATCGGCGGGCTCGTCGTCTTCGCCTGGTCCCGGATGCTCTACGGCCCCGGCGGCGGCCTCCTGAGCCTGGCCCTCTGGTGCCTCTGCCCCAACATCCTGGCCCACGGCCGGCTGCTGACGACCGACGCCGGCTCGACGGCCATCGGCGCCGCGGCCACCTTCGCCTTCTGGCTCTACCTGCGAAAACCCAACTGGCTCCGGGGCGCCGCTGCGGGGGTCTTGCTGGGCCTGGCGCAGCTCACCAAGTTCAGCATGCTTGCCCTGTATGTCGTCTGGCCGTTCCTCGCGGTGATCTGGCTCATGCTCGCCGTGAGGCCCGACGAGCGGTTCCGGACGATCGGCAAGTACGCCGCCCATGGGGTACTCGTGGTCATCCTGAGCGTCTTGACGATCGACGCCGGTTACTTCTTCGAAGGCGTCGGCACGCCCCTCGGCCGCTTCGAATTCGCCTCGACGAGCCTCACTCGACCGGTCCCGGGCGGGCTGCGGCAGGCGCCAGCGACGAAAAATAGGCTCTTCGCCATGCACTGGCCGTTCCGCGAGAACCGCTTCCGCGGGACCATCCTGGCCGGCCTGCCGTCCCCTTTGCCGTCGCATTACCTCCTCGGATTCGACGAGCAGAGGATCGAGACGGAGGGCATCTTGAAGCGGATGAACCGTGCCTTCGAAGCACTCAGGGCCGGCGACCTTGAGACGGCACGGGCCGAGGCGATGTCGGCGGATGCGTCCGTCCAGGGCTATCCGGTCTATCTGAACGGGGAGCTGCGGCGGACGGGGTGGTGGTATTACTACCTGGCCGCTCTCCTCTACAAGGTGCCGGAAGGGACCTGGGGCCTCGTGATCCTCTCCGTCGCGAGCCTCGTCGTCCGGCGACGGAGTGGCGCGGATTGGGCCGATGAGGTGTGCCTCGCCGCGTTCCCGGCCTTCCTGCTGTTCTCGATGAGCGTCCTCACGGACATCAACCTGGGCCTCCGTTACGTCCTCTCGATCTTCCCGTACGTCCACATCGCGGCCGGCAAGGTGATCCCCTGGGCGATCGGCCTGGGCGGGAAGCCAGCCCACTGGGCCTGGGGCGGGATCGCCTCTCTGCTGCTCCTGACGGCCTCGGCGACCGCCTGGATTCATCCCCACTACCTGACTTATTTCAACGTGCTATCCGGCGGTCCTGACCGAATGCCCCCGCGGCTGATCGACAGCAACCTGGACTGGGGACAGGACCTGGTGAACCTCCAGGACTGGTATCGCGAGAACGCCGAGGGCGAGCCGATTGGACTGGCCTACTTCGGGCAGATCAACCCGACGCTCCTCGAGGGCCGCGGCCCGGCGCTCAGGTGGTACATCCCCCCGGCCCGCCCGGGGGGGCTGGTGTTGCTGCAGGATCCCAACTCGCCAACGCTGCGAGTCTCCGGCCCGGCGGGGCAACTCGCGCCGGGCTACTACGCGATCAGCGCCTCGATCGTGCAGGGTCTTCCATGGAGGCTCTACGACCCTTCGCCTTTCGTGTGGGAGCCGTGCTGGAATGCCGATCAGGACGCCTTCTCCTACTTCCGCCGGCTCACCCCGATCCACCGCATCGGCCACTCGATCGACGTCTACAAGCTGACCGAGCAGGACGTGGCCCGCGTCCGCGCGGAGTTGCAAACGCCGATACCCCGGCAGGCCGACTGATCGACCACGGGTTCTCTTGGACCTTCATGGGGTGCCTCCGCGCTTTGCTTGACACACCCTACAATTCGATAATCTTTTCTGTGTTCTACAGCTCGCTCGGGTCATACTCCGGAAGTGGGGCCTCCACCGGCATCGGTATGCAAGGTCGCCGAATCGCCTGCTCATACATTTTCCGTGTGTCTGAGCACCATCTCGCGAGACCTTGATAGCTCTCGGACTCCGCCGTGGCCGGAAAGCTCGTGCGGGAGGCTTCCCGTATCGTATGGAATAGCTTCGGATCCCTGAGAGCCAACTCCCTTCCTTCATCGGAACTTTCCAACCTTCGGAACTCTTCCGACTGCGATCTCATTCGGATCGCGAATTCTTCCGCGGTTGCTGCCATTCTGAAATACCGGGCTTCATCCTCCCTGAGCTGGTTGTTACGCCCAAGATGCGAACCCTCCACCACGCCTGGGCGGCGCCGAGGAGCACTGCCAGCAACGCTACCACAGCCATCCACCGTCGTGTTGTCATACGAAGTGACAGCATGATGACTTCCTGGAAATGTGGCGAGCGTGGCGATCCGTGATGGCGCAGGGACATTGCACCATACATTATGATCCTGTCAGCACTCTCTCCATATAGCGATTATTGCAGGCGGCGGCGAGCCGCTTGTTCTTGATGCCGATCTTCTCGGAAGTCTCGTTCTTGAGCAGGCCCAGCGCGGCGCGGCGGACGACGCTCAGGTTGGCGTCGGCTAGCCCGGATATTTCATACGGATCGCGGTGTTCGAAGTGGCGCGGTGGCCTTAGAAACTATCCGAGAACTTGGCTTTCCGGAATGCCCTTTGCTTGAAGGGGTTTGTGTCATGAGATCCGCTCGCGAGGGGGGCACCATGACCAGGAGGCCCGGAGATGGCTCGCCGGAAATCGCAAGTCCCGCCGCTGGAGACGATCTGGGAGATCCCCGATGAGCTGTGGGCCAGGATCGAGCCGATCCTCCTGGAGTTCTGGCCCGCCAAGGCGACGGGGCGACCGCCGGCCCAGTGGCGGAGGATGCTCGAAGGGATCATCTTCCGGATGCGCAGCGGCTGCCAGTGGGATCAGCTCCCGGAGCGGTTCGGGCCCAAGAGCACCGTCCACGACTGGTTCCGGCGATGGGCCGAGGGGGGCGTCCTGGAGGGGATCTGGGCGGTCATCCTCGCCGAGTGCGACGAGCTCGGCGGGGTGGATTGGAGATGGCAGAGCGCCGACGCGATGCTGGGCAAGGCCCGGTCCGGGGGGGGAAAAGACGGGCAGGAACCCCACCGACCGCGGCAAGCAGGGCACCAAGAAGAGCCTGCTGACCGACGCCGATGGCGGGCCGCTGGGGGTGGTGATCGCCGGGGCCAACGTCGTGGAGCAGAAGCTCCTGGCCGAGACGATCGAGGCGATCGTCGTCGAGAGGCCCGAGCCGTCGGCCGACGAGCCGCAGAACCTCTGCCTCGACAAGGGGTATGACAACCCCCGCTCGGAGGAGGCGGCGACCGCCTCCGGATACGCGCCGCACATCCGTCGCATCGGCGAGGAGAAGAAGGCCGTCGACACCTCGAAGGGGCACAAGCCCCGCCGCTGGGTCGTCGAGCGGACCTTCGCCTGGCTGTCGAAGTGCCGCGGCCTGCTGGTGAGGTACGAGAAGAACGACATCAACTACCTCGGCATGATCCAGCTCGCCTGCGCCCTCCTCTGGTATCGCAGGCTCTATCGCCTCACTCAAGGCAAGCCCAAAGTAGCCGTCACATGATCACTACAGGTGTTCTCGGATAGTTTCTTACTCATTGTAGGGTATGGGTTAGCAACAACCCCGTCCCCTCCGAGCGCCAGGTCTCCGCGATGTCAGACTGTAACAGCATCACCCTGCCGTTTTCCAGCCTCGAGCCCAGGGCGATCGTCGCCGACTTCCGCGGCGGGCGGCTCACCACCGACTCCGGCGCCCTGCTGCTCCGCCAGGTCGCCGAGCAGACCGGGTTGTGCGGCGCCCTCGACGCGGCCATCTCCGACCCGCGCGATCCCCGGTTCATCGTCCACCCGCAGCGGGCCCTCATCGCCCAGCGGATCACCGCCATCGCCCTGGGCTACGAGGACCTCAACGACCATCAGGCCCTCCGCGACGATCCGATCCTGCAGCTGGTCGCCGGCAAGGTCCCCGAGCCGGATGCCCCGCTCGCCTCGCCCCCGACCCTCTGCCGGTTGGAGAACCGCATCGATCGCCGCACCCTGGGCCGCATCGCCGAGGTCCTCGTCGATCAGTTCCTCGCCGCCCATCCGACGCCGCCGGAGCACCTGATCCTCGACTTCGACGCCACCGACGACCGCATCCACGGCCAGCAGGAAGGCCGCTTCTTCCACGGCTACTACGACCACCACTGTTATCTCCCCCTGTACGTCTTCTGCGGCGACGAGCTGCTGACGGCCTACCTCCGCCCGAGCAACATCGACGCGGCGAAGCACTCCCGCGCCGTGCTCAAGCTACTGGTCGGGAAGCTCCGCGCCGCCTGGCCGGGCGTGAGGATCACGATCCGAGCCGACAGCGGGTTCTGCCGCTGGCGGCTGATGCGATGGTGCGACTCCCGCGGCATCGGCTACGTGCTGGGCCTGGCCAAGAACCCGGCTCTGCTGCGGGCGGCCGCCGATGAGATCGCCCGCGCCGAGCGGCAGTTCCTGAGCGCCGGCGAGCCGCAGCGGGTCTTCGGCTCCTTCGGCTACGCGGCGGGGACCTGGGACCGACCCCGGCGGGTGATCGTCAAGGCCGAGCGCAACGCCCAGGGACCCAACCCGCGGTTCATCGTCGCTAACGTGCCGGGCGACCCCCGCGAGCTCTACGAAGGCGTGTACTGCCAACGGGGCGAGATGGAGAACCGGATCAAGGAGCAGCAGCTGGACCTGTTCGCCGACCGGACGAGCTGCCACCGGTTCCTGGCCAACCAGTTCCGCCTGCTGCTGAGCTCGGCGGCCTACGTGCTGGTGCAGGCGCTGCGGCGGACGGCGCTGGCGGGGACGGCGCTGGCCGAGGCGCAGGTGGGGACGATCCGGCTGCGGCTACTGAAGGTGGCGTCGCGGGTGGTGGTCAGCGCCCGCCGGGTGGTATTCCACCTGGCGAGCAGCTATCCCTACCGGGATATCTTCCGGGAGGTGTACGAGCGGTTGACCGGCCGCCCGCCGGCGGCGGCAGTCGACGGGACCTGAGCGCGGCCGGATCGGGGTGATTGAGCCGCCCCCCGCGTGGGGGCCAGGGGGGAGGTGTGCGCCGCGAGCCCGCCCGAGCCCCGGGCCCGCCGTCAACACGCAAAAGATTGTTCATTCGTCTTTGGTCGGCCGGCGTGTGAAATATCGGGGCTAGGCCCCGGCGGACGCGGCAGGCGTCCTCGCCGAAGGTCACATCGAGTTGCCAATGCAGCGAATTCTCGATCGTCCAGTGGGCGCAGACGGCATCGGCGAACTCCTTCGCCCCCAGCGGGCGGCTGAGGATGTAGTAGCGCACCGCGTCGCTCTCCTTCCCAGCGTCCGCGGTCGGGCAGCTCGGCCGGCGCGTCGCAGACGTAGTACGCCCGGTGCTCGACGCGGCCGTGGCCCTCCTCCTTCGTCTCGTGCCGGCTCACCGAGACGCCCGCGAAGTCGTCCTCCATCGCGCCGACGAAGTAGCCCTGGATCCCGCGATGCAGCGTCGGCTGGTTGTCCTTCACCGCCAGGACGTAGTCGGCCTCGTGCTCGAGGATTGCCTCGGCGATCGCCGTCCGGCAGCCCATCGCGTCGATCGTCA from Aquisphaera giovannonii includes these protein-coding regions:
- a CDS encoding MBL fold metallo-hydrolase; translation: MIEPVQSGPDLVAAIFDDAPGPGSLAVTWLGQSGFAIRSADGTLVVDPYVSEHLTIKYAGTARPHVRMTRAPLRGADLARADLVLASHKHSDHLDPGTLPDLMRGGIARLVLPGPLVDHAAAMGLDRARLIPTDAGRVVEHAGFRVRAVPSAHEAIDRDDAGRCLYLGYVIETSGFRLYHSGDSLAYEGLDRELGAEPFDVLFLPINGRDPSRGVPGNMTAAEAADLAARIRPRFVVPHHYDMFTFNTVPVESFEAEARRLPAGVQARVLRCGERWEIRP
- the xylB gene encoding xylulokinase; its protein translation is MSVTIGIDVGTSGTKTIAIDETGAILASASAEYPCSYPKPGWSEQAPSLWWDATVETLKKVLASGKFKTADVAGVGLSGQMHGSVFLDDAGEVIRPALLWNDQRTAAECREIEERAGGREALVKMVANIALTGYTAPKLLWVRRHEPQNWDKVRQVLLPKDYIRYKLTGTYATEVSDASGTLMLDVANRRWSKELLGKLDLDPGILPPCYESYEVSGKVAAAASEATGLPVGTPVVGGGGDQPAGAVGNGIVRQGVVSATMGTSGVIFAHADEVGFDPQGRLQRGCHSVPGAYYTMGVVLSAGGSFQWFRNELGKAEVAAAKEQGVDPYYLLTAEAAIAGPGGEGLFFLPYLTGERAPHFDPDAKGGWIGLTVRHGRPHMIRAVLEGATYAMRDSLELIREMGVHVTQVRLSGGGARNPIWRQIQADIYGADAVTLNSTEGPAFGVALLAQVGTGGFSSVPEACDATIRTVETTPVDPKVKAFYDRGFAIYRKLYTDLKDTFKQMTELVESHG
- a CDS encoding ArnT family glycosyltransferase; this encodes MSAPKAADPPEAPPARSLLRGRLGEGLAVVALLVLHVALAESSLVRENATVDEVVHLPAGITYWQQHTFRLYHHNPPLVRMVAALPVVLAKPVMEPVYQQPSWSSPDPSPSTFSQSFARMNADRYFDLFTLARMVMPIFGVIGGLVVFAWSRMLYGPGGGLLSLALWCLCPNILAHGRLLTTDAGSTAIGAAATFAFWLYLRKPNWLRGAAAGVLLGLAQLTKFSMLALYVVWPFLAVIWLMLAVRPDERFRTIGKYAAHGVLVVILSVLTIDAGYFFEGVGTPLGRFEFASTSLTRPVPGGLRQAPATKNRLFAMHWPFRENRFRGTILAGLPSPLPSHYLLGFDEQRIETEGILKRMNRAFEALRAGDLETARAEAMSADASVQGYPVYLNGELRRTGWWYYYLAALLYKVPEGTWGLVILSVASLVVRRRSGADWADEVCLAAFPAFLLFSMSVLTDINLGLRYVLSIFPYVHIAAGKVIPWAIGLGGKPAHWAWGGIASLLLLTASATAWIHPHYLTYFNVLSGGPDRMPPRLIDSNLDWGQDLVNLQDWYRENAEGEPIGLAYFGQINPTLLEGRGPALRWYIPPARPGGLVLLQDPNSPTLRVSGPAGQLAPGYYAISASIVQGLPWRLYDPSPFVWEPCWNADQDAFSYFRRLTPIHRIGHSIDVYKLTEQDVARVRAELQTPIPRQAD
- a CDS encoding IS5 family transposase (programmed frameshift) codes for the protein MPDELWARIEPILLEFWPAKATGRPPAQWRRMLEGIIFRMRSGCQWDQLPERFGPKSTVHDWFRRWAEGGVLEGIWAVILAECDELGGVDWRWQSADAMLGKAPGPGGEKTGRNPTDRGKQGTKKSLLTDADGGPLGVVIAGANVVEQKLLAETIEAIVVERPEPSADEPQNLCLDKGYDNPRSEEAATASGYAPHIRRIGEEKKAVDTSKGHKPRRWVVERTFAWLSKCRGLLVRYEKNDINYLGMIQLACALLWYRRLYRLTQGKPKVAVT
- a CDS encoding IS1380 family transposase, which gives rise to MSDCNSITLPFSSLEPRAIVADFRGGRLTTDSGALLLRQVAEQTGLCGALDAAISDPRDPRFIVHPQRALIAQRITAIALGYEDLNDHQALRDDPILQLVAGKVPEPDAPLASPPTLCRLENRIDRRTLGRIAEVLVDQFLAAHPTPPEHLILDFDATDDRIHGQQEGRFFHGYYDHHCYLPLYVFCGDELLTAYLRPSNIDAAKHSRAVLKLLVGKLRAAWPGVRITIRADSGFCRWRLMRWCDSRGIGYVLGLAKNPALLRAAADEIARAERQFLSAGEPQRVFGSFGYAAGTWDRPRRVIVKAERNAQGPNPRFIVANVPGDPRELYEGVYCQRGEMENRIKEQQLDLFADRTSCHRFLANQFRLLLSSAAYVLVQALRRTALAGTALAEAQVGTIRLRLLKVASRVVVSARRVVFHLASSYPYRDIFREVYERLTGRPPAAAVDGT